AGGTCTGTTCTCCATCGCTCCCGATGGCACGATCAGCTTCGTCACCCCGCCCGACTACGAAGCTCCGACCGACAGCGACGGCAACAACACCTACATCCTTACCGTCGAAGCGATCGATGGCGACGGCAACATCTCTGCCCAGACCATCACCGTCACCGTCGCCAATCTCGACGATACCGCGCCCAAGGTCATGCTCGATGGGGTGGAAATCCAAAGCGGCGAGGCATCGTTCGAGGTAGTTGAGGGGACGAGCAATGTATCGTCCTTCGCCAGTAATGAGAATGTCATCTGGACCATCGTTGACGGTGATGACCAAGGCCAGTTTTCGATCAGCAATGGCGGCGAACTTGCCTTCCAGGCAGCGCCAGATTTCGAAGCACCGACCGACCTGGACGGCAATAACGTCTATCTGCTCGCTATTGAAGCAACCGATGACAGCGGCAATGTGTCACGCTTGCTTCTCGACGTCACCGTGCTCGACCAGGCGGAACTGCAGCAGCGGGTAGATGAAATAAGTGGAGCTTTGCGCCAGGGATTGCGCACCCATGCGCTGGTCGGCCTTAGCGATCTCCTAAGCTACAACGAAGAGCTGATGGTGGGCGATTTCAACTGCTCAACAGATCGGCAGAGCCGAAATGTCTCCGGCTCGCTCAATGCCAATGAAACGGCACAGAATGCGAATGTCCGATTCCAGAATGCGCTAACAGCTTGCGGTAAGAACCTGCGCATGCTGCTCGACGGCGGGGCGACGATTACGCGGCTTGATGGCAACAGCCGAGTGAGGAGCTTCGCCTCGCTGCGCATTGAGCGCAATCTTTCATCGAGCGCGCAGCTTGGTCTCAACGTCATAGGATCGACCGCTTCGGACTCGATCGACGGGTTCGCCGATAGTGACATTTCCGATTTCGGCCTCACCGGCCAGGTATATGGTCGCTTCCGTCTGGACGATGATCTCATGGCAGGCGCCTTCGTTGGTTACGGCCAGAGCTGGTATAACTTCGACCTGCAGGACGAGAGCTTGCGCGTAGAGGGAGACTACACTGGCGAGCGCTTCATTGTCGGCGGCATGGTCCGCGGCGAGATAGCTGTCGGCCAGCGGCCGCTCACGATCGACGGCGTACTTTCGTACGCAACGGAAAGCCTGGGCAACGCGCGGTTTGCCGCTTCGCTCGACAATGAAGATGCCAGCGACTTGACCCTGGCTCTTGGCGATGTCCAGAGCACCCGCATCAGTGTGCCGCTGACCTATTCCGCTTTCGGCCCGCTTGATGTCTCCCAAGCAGGAACAGGCCTCAACCTGACTGCCGGCGGCCTCTGCGAAAGCGAATTCTCGGGATCTGGGCTGGATTGCGGGTTCCAGGCAGGCGGTCGTCTCTGGCGTCGCACCATCGGCGGCAGCTATGCCTATCTCGATATCGACTTCGAGAATGCAGCGGGCCTCAGCCGTTTCCGTATCGATGCGGGCTACGCGTTCGACATCGGCTTGGGCGACGGGACCAGCATTGCGCTCAACCTTGGGACTGTAAGCGCTGATCGACAGCAACCCTCTGTTACGGGTTTGATTACATTGGCTACCAAGCGATAAATTCTCTTGGGCGGTTGGTCATGGCCTACCGCCCAGACAAAAAAACAACGCACAGACCAGCGGCAAGCCCAGTTGACCGATCATTCTCCAGTGGAGGCAGAGAGCGACAAACAGGAGTAGCCTTCTCGAGGCGCATCACCGGTCGTTTTCACCCTTTCGAGGGGTTTCCGGGATTCGACTGGGAAAGGGAAGTGGTGGACAGGGCTGGATTCGAACCAGCGTACGCTTGCGCGGGCAGATTTACAGTCTGCTGCCTTTAACCACTCGGCCACCTGTCCACACCGTCAACGTCGGGAAAATGGGGCGCGCAGAAGCCATGCCCCTTTGCCGAGAGGCGCCCCTTTGGCGAAGCGGCGCTTGCCTGTCAATGGGGCTGCTGGCACAGGGACGCAAACCTTTTACCCATGCAGGAGTTTTCATGGCCAAGTCAGAGCGCAAGCGCGCGCTCAGAGGGCGTGCGGGACGGATGAAGGGCGGACGCGGCTCGGGCCGCGCGAGCGCCGGGCACGTGCGCCTGTGGGGCCGCCACGCGGTCGAAGCAGCGCTCAAGAATCCCGTGCGCCAGCACCGCAAGCTGTGGGCGACGCGCGAGGGCATCGACTCGCTCGACGGCGAACTGCCGCCCGATTTCCCGGTCGAATATGCCGAAGTGCAGGATCTCGCCCGCCTGGTCGCCAAGGATGCCCCGCATCAGGGGCTGGTGCTGGAATGTGAAGCGCTCGAGGATATCTACCTCGACGACGTACTGGACGGGGAGGCGGACCGGCCGCTCATCATTCTCGACCAGGTCACCGATCCGCATAATGTCGGCGCCATCCTGCGCTCCGCAGCGGCGTTTGGGGCGGCAGCGATTATCACGCAGGATCGGCATGCGCCGCCCGAATCGGGCGTGGTTGCCAAGTCTGCATCGGGGGCGCTCGAAGTGGTGCCATGGGTGCGGGTGGTGAACCTCGCGCGGGCACTCGATGAGATGGCCGAGGCAGGTTATTGGCGCATCGGGTTGACGGGCGCTGCGGAATCAACCTTGGCCGATGCCCTTCCGTCCGGCCCTGTAGCACTGGTGCTTGGCGCCGAGGGTGAAGGCATGCGCCACAATATCGAGGCCCATTGCGACGCTTTGGCCAAACTGCCGATCACGCGGGCGATCGAGAGCCTCAATGTTAGCAATGCGGCAGCAATTGCGCTCTACGCCGTGGCTACACGCGAAACCTGAGGGGGAAACACCATGAAATTGCGCCTGCTCCTGGCCTTGATCGCTCCGTTGATGTTGACTGGATGCCTGCTGTCACCGGGCAAGTTCACCTCGCAGCTCGCCCTGATGAAGGATG
This region of Altererythrobacter sp. CAU 1644 genomic DNA includes:
- the rlmB gene encoding 23S rRNA (guanosine(2251)-2'-O)-methyltransferase RlmB translates to MAKSERKRALRGRAGRMKGGRGSGRASAGHVRLWGRHAVEAALKNPVRQHRKLWATREGIDSLDGELPPDFPVEYAEVQDLARLVAKDAPHQGLVLECEALEDIYLDDVLDGEADRPLIILDQVTDPHNVGAILRSAAAFGAAAIITQDRHAPPESGVVAKSASGALEVVPWVRVVNLARALDEMAEAGYWRIGLTGAAESTLADALPSGPVALVLGAEGEGMRHNIEAHCDALAKLPITRAIESLNVSNAAAIALYAVATRET